A window of the Nitrosopumilus ureiphilus genome harbors these coding sequences:
- a CDS encoding dienelactone hydrolase family protein: MKKFILLSFVFLLFVMGIYPSSTVFAEQATGKSAWQVMSDKVCGDKLCSELESYNVKFTPPSIAYFPPPLKQISQGTEPSNVTCTEGKELVLKQSDGLPACVNFSSVEKLIMRGWAIHILPDYSDKNNNSEIFTLGEFITESESVAYFGDTIGYLAKPTIDGHYPGVVMIHEWWGLNDNIKEMADKLASHGYVVLAVDLYEGNVATTYDQARQLIVSYDSERGIQNMNSATAFINENYASEKIGSIGWCFGGGQSLNLALNNDDMDATVIYYGSLVTDPEKLSSIQWPVLGIFAGLDKGITVDSVNAFESSLNELGIQNDINIYSGVDHAFANPSGERYAPDESKDAWGKTIAFFESNLK, encoded by the coding sequence TTGAAAAAATTCATTCTGCTCTCTTTTGTGTTTCTTCTTTTTGTAATGGGAATATATCCGTCGTCTACTGTGTTTGCTGAGCAGGCCACTGGAAAATCTGCATGGCAAGTAATGTCTGATAAAGTTTGTGGAGATAAACTATGTTCTGAACTTGAATCATATAATGTAAAATTTACTCCACCCTCAATTGCATATTTTCCACCACCATTAAAACAGATATCTCAAGGAACTGAACCATCAAATGTTACATGTACTGAAGGAAAAGAACTTGTTCTAAAACAATCAGATGGATTACCTGCATGTGTTAATTTTTCCAGTGTTGAAAAATTAATTATGCGAGGTTGGGCTATTCATATTTTGCCTGATTACAGTGATAAAAATAATAATTCTGAAATTTTTACACTTGGAGAATTTATCACAGAATCTGAATCTGTTGCATACTTTGGTGATACTATTGGATATTTGGCAAAACCTACAATTGATGGGCACTATCCTGGTGTAGTTATGATTCATGAATGGTGGGGGCTAAATGATAACATCAAAGAGATGGCAGACAAACTAGCATCTCATGGTTATGTTGTTTTAGCAGTTGATCTTTATGAGGGAAATGTTGCAACAACTTATGACCAAGCACGACAATTGATTGTTTCTTATGATTCAGAACGAGGAATACAAAACATGAATTCTGCAACTGCGTTCATTAATGAAAATTATGCTTCAGAAAAAATTGGTTCTATTGGTTGGTGTTTTGGTGGTGGTCAATCACTTAATCTTGCATTAAACAATGATGACATGGATGCAACTGTAATTTACTATGGAAGTCTGGTGACTGATCCTGAAAAACTATCTTCAATTCAATGGCCTGTGCTTGGAATATTTGCAGGATTGGACAAAGGAATAACCGTTGATTCTGTAAATGCGTTTGAATCTTCATTGAATGAGTTAGGAATTCAAAACGACATTAACATCTATTCTGGAGTTGACCATGCTTTTGCAAATCCATCTGGTGAAAGATATGCTCCAGATGAATCAAAGGATGCCTGGGGAAAAACTATTGCCTTTTTTGAATCTAATCTGAAATAA
- a CDS encoding CBS domain-containing protein — protein sequence MSRQDFNSNSILIQDIMTKAMITINPATTAKQIAKMMQQGGIGAIFVKENDNPIGIVTDRDFATKIAANSLSLDTPAEKIMSSPLITINHNEPISAAAKRMTTKKIRKLAVTENGKIVGIITSTDLVTQLAK from the coding sequence ATGAGTCGACAAGATTTCAATTCTAATTCTATCCTGATTCAGGATATCATGACTAAGGCAATGATCACAATAAATCCTGCCACCACTGCAAAACAAATTGCAAAAATGATGCAACAGGGAGGAATAGGCGCAATATTTGTCAAAGAAAATGATAATCCTATAGGAATTGTAACTGATAGGGATTTTGCAACAAAAATTGCAGCAAATAGTCTTTCACTTGACACCCCAGCTGAAAAAATAATGTCATCTCCGTTGATCACAATTAATCATAATGAGCCAATCTCTGCTGCAGCAAAAAGAATGACTACCAAAAAAATCCGAAAACTCGCAGTAACTGAAAACGGTAAGATTGTTGGTATTATTACATCAACTGACTTGGTAACACAGCTAGCAAAATAA
- a CDS encoding DNA-3-methyladenine glycosylase I, producing the protein MTNRCEWAKDEPNITYHDMEWGRPQHDDCKLFEFLILEGAQAGLSWTTILKRRDGYRKAFSDFDALKISKYNKTHIEKLLKDESIIRNKLKINSAINNAKQFLKIQAEYGSFDNYLWGFVNHKPIKNKFKKLSDIPALTEISEKLSQDLKKYGFSFVGPTICYALMQAIGMVNDHTTDCFLYKN; encoded by the coding sequence ATGACGAATAGATGCGAATGGGCAAAAGATGAGCCTAACATCACATATCATGATATGGAATGGGGAAGACCACAACATGATGATTGTAAATTATTTGAGTTTTTGATATTGGAGGGCGCACAAGCTGGTCTGTCTTGGACTACTATTCTCAAGCGCAGGGATGGCTATAGAAAAGCATTTTCAGACTTTGATGCCCTCAAAATCTCAAAATACAATAAAACACACATCGAAAAACTACTCAAAGATGAATCCATAATTCGAAATAAACTCAAAATTAATTCTGCAATTAATAATGCAAAGCAGTTTCTTAAGATTCAAGCCGAGTATGGCTCATTTGATAATTATCTCTGGGGTTTTGTAAACCACAAGCCAATCAAAAACAAATTCAAAAAACTCTCTGACATTCCTGCATTAACTGAAATTTCAGAAAAATTAAGCCAAGATCTCAAAAAATATGGTTTCAGTTTTGTCGGGCCTACAATTTGTTATGCCCTAATGCAGGCAATTGGAATGGTAAATGATCATACTACTGATTGTTTTTTATACAAAAACTAA
- a CDS encoding NRAMP family divalent metal transporter yields the protein MNGKLSSFSKTAGPGILFACTAIGVSHLVQSTRAGADFGLMMLGFVILVSVMKYPFFEYGSRYANSTQTSIIDGYKKLGKPALWLYFLLTIASMFFVTGAVGFVTAGFFENLFGIDFLGEWTVVILFVVCVGILAIGKYNLLDSLIKIIAIVLLASTVSAFLFALYNGPIEPVSGFEPKELWDISGIFFLLALMGWMPTAVDLSSWNSLWTLERMKQTNYKPKLKETLLEFRLAYLITGILAVMFVVLGTFIFYGSGQELPNNNSDFAHKVVTLYTETIGGWSYIIIAASAFTVMFGTIIAVFDGYSRSLQRTVELIFTKKEDKIRTKFRTFYVIFLILISAGSLVVIFQFGNNLKELVDFATVLSFVIAPVIAIFNLRLVTGKFLEKEHQPSIFLRILSFAGIVFLSGFALFFLITKFYS from the coding sequence TTGAATGGAAAACTTTCCTCTTTTTCAAAAACTGCTGGGCCTGGAATTTTATTTGCATGCACAGCAATTGGAGTTTCACATTTAGTACAATCCACTAGAGCTGGTGCTGATTTTGGTTTGATGATGTTAGGATTTGTAATCTTGGTATCTGTAATGAAATATCCTTTCTTTGAGTATGGATCTCGTTATGCGAACTCTACACAAACAAGTATCATTGATGGTTATAAAAAACTTGGCAAGCCTGCTCTTTGGTTATATTTTTTACTAACAATTGCATCGATGTTTTTTGTGACAGGTGCAGTAGGATTTGTTACTGCAGGATTTTTTGAGAATTTATTTGGAATTGATTTTCTGGGAGAATGGACTGTAGTAATTTTGTTTGTAGTGTGTGTTGGAATATTGGCAATTGGAAAATACAATCTACTTGATAGTTTGATTAAGATAATTGCAATTGTTTTACTGGCTTCTACCGTATCTGCTTTCTTGTTTGCATTATACAATGGACCTATTGAGCCTGTATCTGGATTTGAACCAAAAGAACTTTGGGATATCTCTGGGATCTTTTTCTTGCTTGCATTGATGGGATGGATGCCAACTGCAGTTGATCTTTCAAGCTGGAATAGTTTGTGGACGTTGGAGCGAATGAAACAAACAAATTATAAACCAAAACTAAAAGAAACTCTACTTGAATTTCGATTAGCATATCTGATTACTGGAATTCTCGCAGTGATGTTTGTTGTACTTGGAACTTTTATCTTCTATGGTTCTGGTCAGGAATTACCAAATAATAATTCTGATTTTGCACACAAAGTTGTAACACTATACACTGAAACAATTGGTGGTTGGAGTTACATCATAATTGCAGCTTCGGCATTTACTGTAATGTTTGGGACAATCATTGCAGTCTTTGATGGATATTCTAGGTCTTTGCAGAGAACTGTTGAATTGATTTTTACAAAAAAAGAGGACAAAATACGCACAAAATTTCGTACATTTTATGTAATTTTCTTAATTCTAATATCTGCAGGTTCTCTTGTGGTGATATTTCAATTTGGAAACAATCTCAAAGAACTAGTTGACTTTGCAACTGTTTTGTCCTTTGTGATAGCCCCTGTAATTGCAATTTTTAATTTAAGACTAGTTACAGGTAAATTTCTAGAGAAAGAACATCAACCATCTATTTTCCTGAGAATTTTGAGTTTTGCAGGAATTGTATTTTTATCAGGATTTGCCTTATTCTTTTTAATAACTAAATTCTATTCTTAA
- a CDS encoding ferritin, protein MKLSPKMNKTLNDQVLLEASASNSYLAMASWCEVTGYQGAANYFYAQSDEERTHMLKIVHYLNSLGATATIPAIKAPVSSYKSLEGLIKTALKNEQAVTKAIHHMVEIAQKEKDHSTYAFLEWFVNEQVQEETKFETMLQKFDLLGRDKLAIHEIDKLLATNAVSPEADPAA, encoded by the coding sequence ATGAAACTTTCTCCTAAAATGAATAAAACCTTAAACGACCAAGTACTTCTTGAGGCTTCTGCATCTAACAGCTATCTTGCAATGGCATCATGGTGTGAGGTTACGGGGTATCAAGGAGCTGCAAACTACTTTTACGCTCAATCTGATGAAGAAAGAACTCACATGCTCAAAATTGTTCATTATCTTAATTCTCTTGGAGCAACTGCAACAATCCCTGCAATCAAAGCACCTGTCAGTTCTTACAAATCCCTTGAAGGACTAATTAAGACTGCACTGAAAAATGAACAAGCCGTAACCAAAGCCATTCATCACATGGTAGAGATTGCACAAAAAGAAAAAGATCATTCAACATATGCATTTCTAGAATGGTTTGTAAATGAACAAGTCCAAGAAGAAACAAAGTTTGAAACAATGCTGCAAAAGTTTGATCTTTTAGGAAGAGATAAACTTGCAATCCACGAAATAGACAAGCTTCTTGCAACAAATGCAGTATCTCCTGAAGCTGATCCCGCAGCATAG
- a CDS encoding pyridoxamine 5'-phosphate oxidase family protein: MITQEIKDFLDLQKLGYIATVNSDGTPNLSPKGTIIGWTDKTLAFADIRSPDTVNNLKTNPNVEINVIDPLLRKGYLFRGEARIIQEKTLFEKILNHYRGNGVKSPINSIVLVDVSDVSEVRSPLYDMGISEQEIKSKWKKHFESL; encoded by the coding sequence GTGATTACTCAGGAAATTAAGGATTTTTTAGATCTTCAAAAGCTTGGTTATATTGCAACGGTAAATTCTGATGGAACTCCCAATCTTTCACCAAAGGGAACCATTATTGGATGGACTGACAAAACATTAGCATTTGCAGATATTCGTTCGCCTGACACGGTAAATAATTTGAAAACAAATCCTAATGTGGAGATTAATGTAATAGATCCCCTTTTGCGAAAGGGATATTTGTTTAGGGGTGAGGCTAGAATTATCCAAGAAAAGACACTATTTGAGAAAATTCTGAATCATTATAGAGGAAATGGTGTCAAGAGTCCAATTAATTCAATTGTTCTAGTTGATGTCTCAGATGTATCTGAAGTGAGATCCCCATTATATGATATGGGAATTTCAGAGCAAGAAATTAAATCAAAATGGAAAAAACATTTTGAGAGTTTATGA
- a CDS encoding DNA repair protein, whose product MGLFSKKKEEAETISQNSEEYVLKEELESEVEKLQQEYRTKQTELEEITQKIQSVKEEYDSTVGNLMIVKKELNQKKMEHDIIQRECKEMGERIKNAEKIKDSKSIQEFKQTEENLEKLKQKLDEFTKKQDEIKEEIEQGKLDLHNIRKQQIDAQKELDEANSRLYNAKEELNKKDQFEDTDVLTPKEREFIAGEKSNEKSSAGIIEAASAVVGSLKSKLSMTEKELETVQLLLEKEREDHQETKKELDEIKTLSKKLEES is encoded by the coding sequence ATGGGGCTTTTTAGTAAGAAAAAAGAAGAAGCAGAGACAATCTCTCAAAATAGTGAAGAGTATGTTCTAAAAGAAGAACTAGAATCAGAAGTAGAAAAATTACAACAAGAATATAGAACAAAACAAACGGAACTAGAAGAAATTACCCAAAAAATTCAATCAGTAAAAGAAGAGTATGATTCGACAGTTGGCAATTTAATGATAGTCAAAAAAGAGCTTAATCAAAAAAAGATGGAGCATGATATTATTCAAAGAGAATGCAAAGAGATGGGAGAGAGGATTAAAAATGCAGAAAAAATTAAAGATTCAAAATCAATTCAGGAGTTTAAACAAACAGAAGAAAATTTAGAAAAATTAAAACAAAAATTGGACGAATTCACAAAAAAGCAAGATGAGATTAAAGAAGAAATTGAACAAGGTAAATTAGATCTACACAACATAAGAAAACAGCAAATAGATGCTCAAAAAGAATTAGATGAGGCAAATTCAAGACTATATAACGCAAAAGAAGAATTAAACAAAAAGGATCAATTCGAAGACACAGATGTTCTAACCCCTAAAGAAAGAGAATTCATTGCAGGGGAAAAATCAAATGAGAAAAGTTCTGCAGGGATCATCGAAGCTGCAAGTGCAGTAGTAGGTTCATTAAAATCAAAACTTAGCATGACAGAAAAAGAATTAGAAACAGTTCAATTACTTTTAGAAAAAGAAAGAGAAGATCATCAAGAAACAAAAAAAGAATTAGACGAAATCAAAACATTATCTAAAAAACTGGAAGAATCATAA